Proteins from a genomic interval of Sulfurimonas sp. HSL3-2:
- a CDS encoding GGDEF domain-containing protein: MAKSLRKRRDIEGVHSESGETEIDAVSTSFNDPTNDVELYSKEVLESLLKDNLPPTPNNFSLYFDRLLENKSDNLRKQIVSILQLEETNNDEATIELERTLKNGFVSVKSILSVSAGLYKNMSLMTKILAKRKEEISENKDSKNVLSVISSLENDLGKLDDILKKQITNLKSLYDHTASIVKNVENETIFDNKYGIYNKRYLLNKVEQEISLIKEFKHKSSIIMIELSNELIKEVESEKAIMLMTRTVARLLMKTSRRSDTVAHYGNGVFSMLLKHTDIDSAIKAAQRLSELVQNSNFFLADKEIELQVSIGITPVLSTSTTDEIIVNALKAMEQAYKDPNNSYALILDDQ; the protein is encoded by the coding sequence ATGGCTAAATCATTGAGAAAAAGAAGAGATATCGAAGGCGTACATTCCGAAAGTGGTGAGACTGAAATTGATGCCGTCTCAACTAGTTTCAATGATCCAACCAATGATGTGGAGCTGTATTCAAAAGAGGTCTTAGAATCTCTTTTAAAAGACAACCTCCCTCCTACACCGAATAATTTCTCACTCTATTTTGACAGATTATTGGAAAATAAAAGCGATAATCTTCGTAAACAGATCGTATCTATTCTTCAACTTGAAGAGACAAATAATGATGAAGCGACCATAGAACTTGAAAGAACGTTAAAAAATGGATTTGTTTCAGTAAAAAGTATCCTTTCAGTCTCTGCAGGCTTATATAAAAATATGAGTTTGATGACTAAGATCCTGGCAAAAAGAAAAGAGGAGATATCAGAGAACAAAGACTCTAAAAATGTTCTCAGCGTCATCTCTTCTTTAGAAAACGATCTTGGTAAACTCGATGATATTCTAAAAAAACAGATCACAAACCTCAAATCTCTATATGATCACACTGCATCAATAGTAAAAAATGTAGAAAACGAGACTATTTTTGATAATAAATACGGAATCTACAATAAAAGATATCTACTAAACAAAGTCGAGCAGGAGATATCTCTTATAAAAGAGTTCAAACATAAAAGTAGCATAATCATGATCGAGCTTTCTAATGAACTTATAAAAGAAGTAGAAAGTGAAAAAGCGATCATGCTTATGACAAGAACAGTCGCAAGACTCTTGATGAAGACTTCAAGAAGAAGCGATACTGTTGCCCATTACGGTAACGGCGTGTTCTCTATGCTTTTAAAACACACTGACATAGACAGTGCCATAAAAGCAGCACAAAGACTAAGTGAACTTGTTCAAAACAGTAACTTTTTCCTTGCAGATAAAGAGATAGAGCTACAAGTCTCTATCGGGATAACTCCTGTCTTATCTACATCTACAACGGATGAGATCATAGTCAATGCACTAAAAGCTATGGAACAGGCATATAAAGATCCTAACAATTCTTATGCACTTATACTTGATGACCAATAA
- the def gene encoding peptide deformylase, giving the protein MNLTILTYPDKRLKQISKDVTKFDEEIHKLLDAMNEMMLLSNGIGLAAIQVNYPLNILILNIPDSEGEQHPDNLMEIINPVIINKEGLTTYQEGCLSVPGFYEDIERYETVTINYQDRHGNTKSLDADGLLSIAIQHEMDHLAGKLFIEKLSYARRKKFEKEYKRAIKEKKA; this is encoded by the coding sequence ATGAACCTTACAATTCTTACATATCCTGATAAAAGATTAAAACAGATATCAAAAGACGTTACAAAATTCGATGAAGAGATTCATAAACTGCTAGACGCCATGAATGAGATGATGCTCTTATCAAACGGCATAGGTCTGGCAGCGATTCAAGTCAACTATCCTCTAAATATACTTATTTTGAATATTCCAGACAGTGAAGGTGAACAGCATCCGGATAACCTTATGGAGATCATAAACCCAGTTATAATCAATAAAGAGGGCTTAACTACTTACCAAGAGGGATGTCTAAGCGTACCGGGCTTTTATGAAGATATAGAGCGTTATGAGACTGTTACTATAAACTATCAGGATAGACACGGCAACACAAAGAGTTTGGATGCCGATGGACTCTTAAGCATTGCTATCCAGCATGAGATGGATCACTTAGCCGGTAAACTTTTTATCGAGAAGCTTTCGTACGCTAGACGTAAAAAGTTTGAAAAAGAGTACAAAAGAGCTATAAAAGAGAAAAAAGCGTAA
- a CDS encoding YifB family Mg chelatase-like AAA ATPase, translating to MKMVNCATYEGIEAKVVQVESSLTKGLPSFSIVGIASTSINESKERVKSALLTNGFSFPPKRFVINLSPSDIKKQGSQFDLSVALLLLMDSDETDISDWFIFGELGLDGQVKENIFLYPLILSLANQNLIKKAIVPKESLNKLTKIAGVAFYGVSHINEALDILKDTNEQILPSKSTAIEHKHIISHEKLYYADEYKYDFKDVKGQTIAKRAALIAAAGFHNILFEGSPGCGKSMIAQRLRYILPPLSGSEILEIAKLQALDGYEPDFKPVRPYRSPHHTSTTASIFGGGSHNAKIGEVGLSHQGILFFDELPHYSKNILEALREPLQDDKIRISRVNSKVEYPASFLFVSAMNPCPCGNLLDSTKVCRCNELEIRKYKNRLSDPFLDRIDIKVTMQNVTINDKSDVSSKELHYSVLKTIEFISKRGQKNFNGKLSDEEIERFCIFDDEAKISLENAIQRFSLSFRAIKKVQKIARTIADLEQSKMIRKKDVLEALSYRRR from the coding sequence ATGAAAATGGTAAATTGCGCAACATATGAGGGTATAGAGGCCAAAGTAGTCCAGGTTGAATCAAGTCTGACAAAAGGGCTTCCCTCCTTCAGCATCGTAGGCATCGCTTCCACATCAATAAATGAATCCAAAGAGAGAGTCAAGTCTGCACTTCTAACAAACGGCTTTTCATTTCCGCCAAAAAGATTTGTTATCAACCTTTCACCCAGCGATATAAAAAAGCAGGGAAGTCAGTTCGACTTGAGCGTAGCACTTTTACTACTTATGGACTCTGATGAGACTGATATATCTGATTGGTTTATCTTCGGTGAACTAGGACTTGACGGACAGGTCAAGGAAAATATCTTTTTGTACCCTCTGATATTATCTTTAGCAAATCAAAATCTCATTAAAAAAGCGATAGTTCCAAAAGAGAGTCTTAATAAACTCACAAAAATAGCCGGTGTAGCATTTTACGGTGTCTCACATATCAATGAAGCGTTAGATATCCTAAAAGACACCAATGAACAAATACTCCCCAGCAAATCAACGGCAATAGAACATAAACACATTATAAGCCATGAAAAACTCTACTACGCAGATGAATACAAATATGACTTCAAAGATGTAAAAGGGCAGACGATCGCAAAGCGTGCCGCACTTATTGCAGCGGCAGGATTTCATAACATTCTTTTTGAAGGAAGTCCGGGATGCGGAAAGTCCATGATAGCTCAAAGACTGCGATACATACTGCCGCCTCTCAGCGGATCTGAGATACTGGAGATCGCAAAGCTTCAAGCTCTTGACGGGTACGAACCGGACTTTAAACCCGTACGCCCATACCGTTCGCCGCATCACACCTCGACAACAGCCAGCATCTTCGGAGGCGGTTCACACAATGCAAAGATAGGTGAAGTTGGACTGAGTCACCAAGGGATCCTCTTCTTTGATGAACTGCCCCACTACTCAAAAAATATCCTCGAAGCACTCAGAGAGCCTCTGCAAGACGATAAGATACGCATCTCAAGAGTCAACTCTAAAGTAGAGTATCCCGCATCTTTTTTGTTCGTGTCCGCAATGAATCCATGTCCATGCGGCAACCTTTTGGATTCTACAAAAGTTTGCAGATGCAATGAACTTGAGATCAGAAAATATAAGAACAGACTCTCTGATCCTTTTTTAGACCGTATCGATATAAAGGTCACTATGCAAAACGTCACTATTAACGATAAAAGCGATGTAAGTTCAAAAGAGCTGCATTACAGTGTACTAAAGACCATAGAGTTTATATCCAAACGGGGACAAAAAAATTTTAACGGAAAACTTAGTGACGAGGAGATTGAAAGGTTTTGTATCTTCGACGATGAAGCGAAGATAAGTCTGGAAAATGCCATACAAAGATTCTCACTCTCATTTAGAGCTATTAAAAAGGTACAGAAAATCGCACGTACGATCGCCGATCTGGAACAAAGTAAAATGATCAGAAAAAAAGATGTTTTAGAAGCTTTAAGTTATAGAAGAAGATAG
- a CDS encoding YeiH family protein: protein MAFSKENRKGTISGIIFVALVAASATFIADLAPIKHLGISPLVVGIVIGIFYANTLHNHFPSSWETGIVFSGKKILRFAIVFYGFRLTFQQIAAVGLEGFLVSLTMLATTFILGTWIGQKFFKMDRDTSMLTASGASVCGAAAVLATEPVLKAEGHKAAVAVSMVVLFGTISMFLYPVLYAAIIEPAQGFLHLTPQQFGIYVGGTIHEVAQVVAVPASIPGASADMSNSAVIVKMTRVIMIAPMLIVLGLYLSFQAKKTGSVAGGVKLVIPWFAVYFIGMAGVNSLIEMYLQGGGAAIADTVHTIIGKINVVDTFLLTMAMTALGMGTRFAKFKGLGMAPLYTGLSMFVWLVVGGFLVTKLIVTII, encoded by the coding sequence ATGGCATTTTCTAAAGAGAATCGCAAAGGTACTATCAGCGGTATTATCTTTGTCGCATTAGTGGCTGCATCAGCTACATTTATCGCAGATTTAGCACCGATTAAACACTTAGGGATATCTCCGCTAGTCGTTGGTATCGTAATCGGTATATTTTATGCGAACACATTACATAATCATTTTCCAAGCAGCTGGGAAACAGGGATAGTTTTTTCAGGAAAGAAAATTTTACGTTTTGCTATCGTTTTTTATGGTTTCCGTCTTACATTTCAACAAATTGCGGCAGTAGGTCTTGAGGGCTTTTTAGTTTCTCTTACTATGCTTGCAACGACTTTTATACTTGGAACATGGATAGGACAAAAGTTCTTTAAAATGGATCGTGATACATCTATGCTGACAGCATCAGGTGCATCAGTTTGTGGAGCAGCGGCAGTTCTAGCGACTGAGCCTGTACTAAAAGCAGAAGGGCATAAAGCTGCAGTAGCGGTCAGTATGGTCGTTTTATTCGGTACTATCTCTATGTTCTTATATCCTGTTTTATATGCAGCGATCATCGAACCGGCGCAAGGTTTCTTACACCTGACTCCACAACAGTTCGGTATCTATGTCGGCGGTACTATCCATGAAGTTGCACAGGTTGTTGCAGTTCCTGCATCTATTCCGGGTGCATCGGCGGATATGTCAAACAGTGCGGTTATCGTTAAGATGACGCGTGTTATCATGATAGCTCCTATGCTTATCGTTCTTGGACTTTACCTTTCGTTTCAAGCAAAGAAGACTGGTTCTGTAGCAGGCGGAGTGAAACTTGTTATCCCTTGGTTCGCGGTTTATTTCATCGGTATGGCGGGAGTCAATTCACTGATCGAGATGTACCTTCAAGGCGGTGGAGCTGCAATAGCTGACACAGTTCATACAATAATCGGCAAGATCAATGTCGTAGATACTTTTTTACTTACAATGGCGATGACAGCTCTTGGTATGGGTACTCGTTTTGCGAAGTTTAAAGGTCTTGGTATGGCTCCGCTTTATACTGGTCTAAGCATGTTTGTATGGCTGGTAGTAGGTGGTTTCCTAGTAACTAAACTGATAGTTACAATCATCTAA
- a CDS encoding DUF748 domain-containing protein, with amino-acid sequence MKTILKRTIYTAVVIYTLAGFFLVPYLIKTKVVEIVNEQINGKITLQSVRFNPYNFNLKIADLKLTSQQDKTIFSLEKFSANFELYSLFMGNIHFRDIELKAPKVNIVYSKDKKLNLLGIAKPSEKKSSTSSSSGIPRILLDKIAITDGAIRYEDYSNETPYDLSVEDLGFVIKDIDTGDKNTTNKNISTSVFRAVLNDGGYIKLTNSIKSLSPFVVDGSFEFQSSQLYTQWKYLRDKLNIEVADGKVSMYADYHIDLDKLQDLKISNSSIEISKLRVKPKDENFDILNIASLKVSDISATPLKQKAHISNISLSGLNAKFKRIGETKIDWQDYLKYESDKNVTSTKQVEQNSSKPFDLTIDDIDIQNFKVSLEDRYIKPNVTTTLDSLNLNIKNLTSLGVTPLTYKLYMQINKGFDCMADGSLTTKSLDLSSSFTCNGLNLVKFRPYIDDTAKKALKKYDLRLDSAVVGFDSKLSVKDENSSVNIKVTDGSFTLNSFDLSKRTTGEQLFSLNEFNIKDISVDTNKNSINIGSSAIISPKIYMARYKDGTINLSDVVVPKSSKENKQKSKSTDSSWRVLLNDFDIKNADVSFKDKLLSSSARTSINKIYLHVSNVDSKKRSWLNYNLAAKINNSGKIKASGRLQHTPLKQRGSISINKLSLNFLNPYINEYTYMNLDDGYFNFKAKESYAPSKRSADLSLNGSLSIDELFINDTRDNSSLFSFNRLYLPSYSFEYAPNRLYVDKAVLDSFYVNAVIDENKTINFAKLSKIESSDENKTVKSEDNATKENAFPVRVMEITIKNGSAKFADLSLPLKFQTNIHDLNGQIYGISSQAVETSYINLDGIVDEYGSAKIVGSINSANPKLFTDMSVVFRNLDMSNLSPYSANFAGYKIDDGKLFLDLGYKIDNSKLDASNSVIIKKIKLGDTIDDENITVLPLGFVIGLLEDNDGIIDINLPIKGNMDEPDFKYGALVWKTIGGLITKAVTSPFALLGSVLGIDTEGLEAIDFEPGKTVLLPPEREKLDNLAKALSKRQKLDLVVTGTYDNVADKKALQVEKLVDLVVKKSGITNEDEKKNALTIDMLEDIYDEYTKDDKLDVIKDKLKEEYTDKEQFKQKYLARLIDEDSMFMTVNDDELKALANNRAKMISDYLIINHQLDSKRVEFKEIKEVKMDEKWIKTKLDINVK; translated from the coding sequence ATGAAAACTATTCTAAAAAGAACTATTTATACTGCGGTAGTCATATATACTTTAGCCGGATTTTTTTTAGTTCCCTACCTTATAAAAACAAAAGTTGTCGAGATAGTAAATGAGCAGATAAACGGGAAGATCACGTTACAATCAGTAAGGTTTAATCCCTATAACTTTAATCTTAAAATAGCTGATCTAAAACTTACTTCCCAGCAAGACAAGACCATCTTTTCATTGGAAAAGTTTAGTGCTAATTTTGAGCTTTACTCGCTCTTCATGGGCAATATACATTTTCGAGACATAGAACTTAAAGCCCCGAAGGTAAATATCGTCTACTCAAAAGATAAAAAACTCAATCTTCTCGGTATTGCAAAACCTTCTGAGAAAAAAAGTTCGACTTCATCATCGTCGGGCATCCCTAGAATACTCTTAGATAAGATAGCGATAACAGACGGTGCGATTAGATATGAGGACTATTCCAACGAAACGCCTTACGACCTTTCTGTCGAAGATTTGGGATTTGTCATAAAAGATATCGATACAGGCGATAAGAACACTACAAATAAAAATATCTCGACATCCGTTTTTAGAGCAGTACTCAATGACGGAGGCTACATCAAACTGACAAACAGTATCAAATCACTCTCTCCTTTTGTAGTGGACGGAAGTTTTGAGTTTCAATCAAGTCAGTTATATACACAATGGAAATATTTAAGAGACAAGTTAAATATCGAAGTAGCAGACGGCAAGGTCAGTATGTATGCAGATTATCATATAGATCTGGATAAATTGCAGGATCTGAAAATCTCTAATAGTTCTATTGAAATATCCAAACTCAGAGTAAAACCAAAAGATGAGAATTTTGATATTTTAAATATAGCGAGTCTCAAAGTAAGTGATATCTCAGCAACTCCGTTAAAACAAAAAGCTCATATCTCAAACATCTCTCTCTCGGGTCTAAATGCAAAGTTTAAAAGGATAGGTGAGACTAAAATAGACTGGCAGGATTATCTAAAATACGAGAGCGATAAAAATGTGACAAGCACCAAACAAGTGGAGCAAAACAGTTCAAAGCCGTTTGATCTGACCATAGACGATATCGATATTCAAAACTTTAAAGTCAGTCTGGAAGACAGATACATCAAACCGAATGTCACAACGACTCTCGACAGTCTGAATCTCAATATTAAGAATCTGACTTCGCTGGGTGTTACGCCTTTGACATATAAGCTGTATATGCAGATCAATAAAGGGTTTGACTGTATGGCAGACGGTTCTTTGACAACTAAAAGTCTGGACCTTTCTTCATCCTTTACATGTAACGGTCTGAATCTGGTGAAGTTTAGACCATATATAGACGATACGGCAAAAAAAGCTCTGAAAAAATATGATCTTAGACTTGACAGTGCCGTTGTCGGTTTTGACTCGAAACTGAGTGTAAAAGATGAAAACTCATCAGTCAATATAAAAGTCACGGATGGCAGTTTTACTCTAAACTCTTTCGATTTATCAAAAAGAACTACAGGTGAACAACTGTTCTCTTTAAATGAGTTTAATATAAAAGATATTTCGGTGGATACGAACAAAAACAGTATAAATATCGGCTCGTCGGCGATCATATCTCCAAAAATCTATATGGCAAGATACAAAGACGGAACCATTAATCTCAGTGATGTCGTTGTGCCAAAATCCTCAAAAGAAAATAAACAGAAGAGTAAAAGTACAGACAGCAGCTGGAGAGTTCTGTTAAATGATTTTGATATAAAAAATGCCGACGTAAGTTTTAAAGACAAACTTCTTTCATCGTCAGCACGCACAAGTATCAATAAAATATATTTACATGTAAGCAATGTCGACTCTAAAAAAAGAAGCTGGTTAAACTATAATCTTGCAGCAAAGATCAACAACAGCGGAAAGATCAAAGCAAGCGGAAGACTACAGCATACGCCGTTAAAACAAAGAGGCAGCATCAGTATAAACAAGCTCTCATTGAACTTTTTAAATCCGTACATCAACGAGTATACATATATGAACTTAGATGACGGATATTTTAATTTCAAAGCAAAAGAGAGTTATGCACCGTCGAAAAGATCAGCCGATCTCTCTTTAAACGGTTCGCTTAGTATTGATGAACTCTTTATTAACGATACTAGAGATAACAGCAGTCTGTTTTCGTTTAACAGACTCTATCTGCCTTCATACAGTTTCGAGTATGCTCCAAACAGACTCTATGTGGATAAAGCGGTGCTGGACTCGTTTTATGTCAATGCCGTCATAGATGAGAACAAGACGATAAACTTTGCGAAACTTTCAAAGATAGAATCAAGTGATGAGAACAAAACGGTCAAAAGTGAAGATAACGCAACAAAAGAAAATGCATTTCCTGTAAGAGTAATGGAAATTACTATAAAAAACGGAAGCGCAAAATTTGCAGACCTCTCGTTACCGCTGAAGTTTCAGACGAATATCCACGACTTAAACGGACAGATATACGGCATATCCAGTCAGGCGGTCGAGACAAGTTATATCAATCTTGACGGGATAGTCGACGAGTACGGTTCGGCTAAGATAGTCGGTTCTATCAACTCGGCAAATCCTAAGTTGTTTACGGATATGAGTGTCGTGTTTAGAAATCTCGATATGAGTAATCTGTCTCCATATTCGGCAAACTTTGCCGGGTATAAGATAGATGACGGAAAGCTGTTTTTGGATCTTGGATATAAGATAGACAACTCAAAACTCGATGCTTCAAACAGTGTCATCATCAAGAAGATCAAACTGGGCGATACGATAGATGATGAAAACATCACAGTCCTTCCTTTGGGGTTTGTTATCGGACTACTAGAAGATAATGATGGCATAATAGACATCAACCTGCCTATTAAGGGGAATATGGATGAACCGGACTTTAAATACGGTGCTTTGGTATGGAAGACTATCGGCGGTCTTATCACGAAGGCGGTGACATCGCCTTTTGCGCTGCTTGGTTCGGTACTTGGAATAGATACTGAGGGGTTAGAAGCGATAGACTTTGAACCGGGTAAAACCGTTTTACTTCCGCCTGAAAGAGAGAAGCTTGATAATCTGGCTAAAGCACTCAGCAAACGTCAAAAACTTGATCTTGTAGTTACGGGGACATATGACAATGTTGCCGATAAAAAAGCTCTGCAGGTAGAAAAGCTGGTTGATCTGGTTGTGAAGAAAAGCGGCATAACCAATGAAGATGAGAAAAAGAATGCTCTGACGATAGATATGCTCGAAGATATCTATGATGAATACACAAAAGATGATAAACTTGATGTAATAAAAGATAAACTTAAAGAAGAGTATACTGACAAAGAGCAGTTTAAACAAAAATATCTTGCAAGACTGATAGATGAAGACAGCATGTTCATGACGGTAAACGATGATGAACTTAAAGCACTTGCAAACAACCGTGCTAAGATGATCTCTGACTATTTGATTATCAATCATCAGCTAGATAGTAAAAGAGTAGAGTTTAAAGAGATAAAAGAGGTAAAAATGGATGAAAAGTGGATCAAAACGAAGCTTGATATCAATGTTAAGTAA